A region of Fusarium keratoplasticum isolate Fu6.1 chromosome 6, whole genome shotgun sequence DNA encodes the following proteins:
- a CDS encoding ADP-ribose 1''-phosphate phosphatase: protein MFATKILKMATKSIGDIPILTQLYADSTSLLSIAAIESSQKPAFPPSDDINRRIGYMRGDITRLRLDAIVNAANRLLQGGGGVDGAINAAAGPELVRESAPLGPIETGEAVITKGYNLPAQHVIHTVGPIYREVRNPEESLASCYRESLKLAVKHGLRTVAFSAISTGIYGFPSQRAAYVACKTVREFMETEDGNNLLRVVFVTFMPKDVDAYNNALPRYFPPTVSEGQ from the exons ATGTTCGCAACCAAAATTCTCAAAATGGCTACCAAATCCATCGGCGACATTCCCATCCTCACCCAGCTCTACGCTGACTCCAcatccctcctctccatcgcgGCCATCGAGTCGTCCCAGAAGCCCGCCTTCCCACCCAGCGACGACATTAACCGCCGCATCGGCTACATGCGCGGCGACATCACCCGGCTGCGCCTCGATGCTATCGTCAACGCCGCGAACCGCTTGCtccagggcggcggcggcgtagACGGCGCCATCAATGCCGCCGCCGGACCGGAGCTCGTCCGCGAGAGCGCGCCACTCGGACCCATCGAGACGGGCGAGGCCGTCATCACAAAGGGCTACAACCTCCCCGCGCAGCACGTCATCCACACCGTGGGACCCATCTACCGCGAGGTCCGGAACCCTGAAGAGAGCCTAGCCAGCTGCTACCGcgagagcctcaagctcgccgtcaAGCACGGCCTCCGCACCGTCGCCTTCAGCGCCATCAGCACAGGAATCTACGGTTTCCCCAGTCAGCGGGCCGCCTATGTCGCCTGCAAGACGGTGAGGGAGTTTATGGAGACTGAGGATGGGAACAATCTCCTCAGAGTTGTGTTTGTCACATTCATGCCCAAGGATGTGGATGCCTACAACAATGCACTACC GCGATATTTTCCTCCCACCGTTAGCGAGGGACAGTAA